One Pongo pygmaeus isolate AG05252 chromosome 10, NHGRI_mPonPyg2-v2.0_pri, whole genome shotgun sequence genomic window carries:
- the LOC129010558 gene encoding large ribosomal subunit protein eL31-like, which yields MAPAKKGGEKKKGHSAINEVVTREYTINIHKRIHGVGFKKRAPRALKEIRKFAMKEMGTPDVRIDTRLNKAVWAKGIRNVPY from the coding sequence ATGGCTCCCGCAAAGAAGGGTGGCGAGAAGAAAAAGGGCCATTCTGCCATCAACGAAGTGGTAACCCGAGAATACACCATCAACATTCACAAGCGCATCCATGGAGTGGGCTTCAAGAAGCGTGCCCCGCGGGCACTCAAAGAGATTCGGAAATTTGCCATGAAGGAGATGGGAACTCCAGATGTGCGCATTGATACCAGGCTCAACAAAGCTGTCTGGgccaaaggaataaggaatgtccCATACTGA